The window AAATCTATAAAATCATAAACATGTataaaacagaaaattaatttgttttaaagatttaGAATCACGAATTAgaccttaaattttttttatatattttttataaatttaaacaaattgaaatgtatattactttaaacaagtttaggagaCAAACGGAATAttataagcaagttcagggagccaataaatcactttaaataaattcaggTAGTTCAGggacaatcaaactttttgagaAGTTCAAGTACtaattatgtattaagcctacaAATATAGAGCGtatataatagaaaaaattaagGGTATTGCTAAATACCGCCCTTAATTTCCGTTTCACCGCACTGTTTTGACCATTTTACCCTTGCCACTTTTTTCCCCCCTAAAACCTTAAAAACTCTCTCTagttttctctcccgagcacaaatccCGGATTTGAAAAAAATAGATCAAAACATTCCCGAAGACAATgagttcgaacacgaggtaatattacgagaattaaaaacgttattaatcatttttttatttttttttattcgaattttgcctgggcgggtggcgattaccacccgttccttaggccgatCGGATGAACTACTCGatcggcctaaggaacgggtggtaatcgccacccgctccacccatggaacgggtggtaatcgccacccgctccacccatggaacgggtggtacgtGCCACCCGTTCCACCTTTGGAACGGGCAGTACGCGCTGCCCGTTTCCACCTATGGTGGAACGGGTAGCCTGCCCGTTCAGGCAAAAGTGGGCAGAAATTGTCCCGAACTAATTTCGAACGGGAGAAATAGGcccgaagtatttttttttgtaattttaatgtaaatttttcgtatattcaggtaccgataaaagattggaaccccgataacattgattatagttcgcgttttataacggataccgttttcccctccagtcaggatgctattgattgggcaaaaaagatagctattcagaatgggtttgagcttgtaatatcttcgcacaaaaATGGGAGTAAACAGAAGTTGTTGcgctgttcacggggtgaacgatatagaggtgttgtgaaaaatgatgaagatcctgcaattaggaaaagtaaaactaaagcgtgccgatgtaaatttcagattaaagcctatcaacatgcagacctttcgggatgggggataaaggctaaggctgggttaactggaatgcataaccatacaatgcgtatgtatccagagggaagtcggcaaatgagcggactcagtatcgcatctaaacaaattgtgcgtgatatgtcttcagctcaagcaaagccttgtgctattttagcagcagttaaagaaaaacacccagaggacaactcagtaattaaacacatatataattacagggacaaaatgaggagggacgcgtttgaaggtagagacctggctagtcaattctaccatattgctgtggagaacaaatatgtcaattacacacaggctgattcaggtgtgataacgcatgtgttcatggcacatccagagtcagttgatatgttcaggacttaccactggtacatcggcattgattcaacgtacaaaacaaacaagtacaaaatcccgtttgttgagattgttgggatgacgccatgcaataatagcttcaagatagcgtatgctattgttaaagacgagaccgaagggagctatcgttggattttgcaaaggctgaagattttgcttggggatgatcttaacccgaccgttgttgttagtgacagggagcttgggttattaaagccgatacaagaagtttttccacaaacagcgcacttgctatgcacttggcatattaataaggatgtggaagatcgtgtgtatagaatcattggagataaaggccttgcctctaaattcaagaatggcaaatggagaacaatattagaatcattaaccattgaggagtacgagaccaatcttatgatgatgaaggaaaagatgagcaggttcaaaggagttatctcgtatgttgaggagacgtggttggtgcataaggagaagtttgttgttgcttggacaaaggagttcctacattttggtaacacaactacttgtcgagtggagagcgaacatgctagtctaaagcaatggctcaatacggcaactgggtcccttgacacggtatggcagaaggttcacaagcagattgaatcacaagcaaccaatataaggtatttgcaatttcttctactgcgattttggaatttgcatttagggttgtatcatttcactaactaataataattttgtcttcgtatcaggtacatgcttgaACAGTCGCGGCTTCGTCAATCAGTCACTTTCACCGGACGCCCATTAAGCCAACTTGTATTCAAAGTCTCTCATTATTGTCTGCAGTTGTTGAATCAAGAGTTAGAGCGTATGAGAgggttgagccatgaagtgtacgtgcgttgcggttgtgtattgagaacatcgcataagataccatgtgcatgtgAACTGAAACAAGCTTGTGATCTGGAACAAATGATCAGTTCTGAGAGTGTTCACGTGTTttggagaacacttttaatcaatcatggtcacactgatgaaaatgacgGGCGTAATGATCTGAACGAGGAGCAGCGATATTTTAAGTCCTTAGTGGACCAAGTCTCTAAAGCCGACCCATCCGTAATGCgtaatatttcaatgtttatccatgatcaactacaccctgatcaagctCAGTACACCGAACCCGATGTTAAAATTAACGTGCGGGGGCGACCTAAGGTGAGCAAATCCACAAAACGTATGCCGAGTTCTTGGGAATATAATGAAACTCATCGTGGACGGGCTCGTTCTACTAGTTCATCTAGGAGTCGTGGTAGAAGTGGCAGAATTAGCTCGTCATCCTCGGTACATAATGCTGCCTCATCAGGTAAATTATATCTGATAAACCTAActttttttataactgttttGCAATATAGAGTTGTTTTACACTAATATACATGAATGCAGATGGAAAAACGTATCATGGTTCTGAATTCGTACATTCCGATAAAATAGTTGGCATAATTAAACCATACGTCGAATCATACTACGACGTTGtaggtgatggaaattgtggtttccgtacggtagcaacttacatttttggtgacgaagaagcgtggcagacagttaggcatcacattcgaaatgaagtaattgctaacTGTTGTTTGTATCAAAGAGTGTTTGTTGATACTGTTGATGCAGCTCTTTGTAGAGTAAGTTGGGACGGTGCAGGTTGTACGCCGGATTATTGGATGATCGTTTGGGATGACTTGTGGCCGGTTGCTACCATGTACAATTCTGCTATCATATTATTTGGCTTCTCAGGTGGGGACACATTAGCGTTGTGTGGTACTATCTTACCATTGTATGCCGCATCGACTGCTACAAGACCATCACGTGAGATTTGTATAGCTCATTTAGGGAATCACTGCCAGCACTACATACGTTTAAATTTATCGTCTAACTTTCCGGTGCCCCCTATAGTACACTGGTGGTTTGTGCACCGAGGCCAAAGCGTTGTAGGATGGGAGCGCTTCTATCAGGATAGGGTGACACAGTGGACCAGATTGGCCCAACTTAGGGGATATTAGTGGTTGATATTctataatgttacaggtgaattctgatgaattttatgtggttctgtaatgttacaggtgaattgtgatgaattttgtgtggttctgtaatgttacaggtgaatattgatgaattttgggtggttctgtaatgttacaggtgaattgtgatgaattttgtgtggttctgtaatgttccaGGTGaatattgatgaattttgtgtggttctgtaatgttacaggtgaattgtgatgaattttgtgtggttctgtaatgttccaGGTGaatattgatgaattttgtgtggttctgtaatgttacaggtgaattgtgatgaattttatgtggttctgtaatgttccaGGTGaatattgatgaattttgtgtggttctgtaatgttacaggtgaattgtgatgaattttgtgtggttctgtaatgttccaGGTGAATATTGATGAATTTTGCTACTTCAGTTATCCACATTCCAACGTCtatattccaacggctatattccaacgtctatattccaacgtctatattctccatctataaaattaaacaatGTTGCTACTTCAGTTATCCACATTTACTCTTTACATTACGATCAACGAAAACTCTCAAACATAAATGGCTTCATCTGATTTTACCAACGAGTTCCCTAATTTTCCTCCCGAGAAAAGCATAGTTTCAACTTTGAATAAGTCTGATTGCACGACGAAGATGCTTGATTATCAATACTACGCAATTCGTGTATATGGAGAGACATTTGTGAGTCCAACAATGTTCCATCCTGAATTTCCATTTATGTTTTGCTTCAAGCTTCCGTCTGCTGGTGAGTTTCCAATATACTCACTACACATGCTGTGGTTCTTATGTTATATGTATTACATGCCTTTTGAATTTGCTCTAGAGGAATGGTTGAACAATTTGAATGAAGGAAATATTCCTAGTCATATTCAAACATTTCTGAAGTGGTTTATGCCTATTGATGACTGGAAAGCTATGTTCGCCAGACTATTGCGTGATAATCAGAGGGGAATCatccctaaaaaaaatttcaactccatcatctttttAAGATGGACAGAGTCTGAAATTTCTCATGAGGTTCATCGAACTTATCCTTACTCGATCGTGAAAATTTGGGATCGCTATAAATTAGAGGTTCGAGTACTACAAAGTATCAGCGCTTCAAAGAACGATTACCTGCCAGGACGAGCTTGGCCAAGAAATAGAGGAAATGCTCCATGGAACATTTTTCCTGTGGAATATGAGACGAATATTGCAGAGGAGAAAGAGATATACCTTGCAATACAGTCAGGTGTACcagcgacatcttcaccaaacattCAGGTGTACGAAGAAGATAGTGACTAATGTCTTTTTTTCCggtttatgtcgttgtaatgtcttttttcagtttatgtcgtTCTAATGTATTTTTACAGTTTATGCAGTTTATGTCGTCCTGACCGGCCCATATAGCACATGCAATATGTCCCAAAAAGCTCGGGATCACAGCACCATCAAATGGACCCCCGGGGACGGGGTCCTTCACAACccagtcatcctctacactcctcgatcgcttgctgctacctgaaattacagcaaacggtagacattaattttttagtatatttttcaataatcacgattaacacaaatacaaataaacacattttttaatttctcttaccagaagaagatgctgctgtagaagaaaatcgtccgtctcgacccctcgtcacAACGCCACGATCTATGGGGATAGTATCAGCACTAGGACGATGCATAGAAGCATCCCCGTCCATGTCTATACCAGCCGCCTCATCCCGTCCCTCAGCACGCTCCGCCTGTGCAGCATGTGCCCGCCGGGCGTCCGCCATAAACCGCTGCTGCTCCTCCCGGTCCCGCCGAGCAGATGCAGTAACAGGACGTGAAGACGTGCGTCTAGGGTCAGCTCCCTCCTTAtcctgtaatattatttatttataaggtatattcaatttaacataattttttttttctatacgtTCGGGTTTGCCTACGCCCGGTCCgtgcaattttttttgaaaaaaattcaaaatttgccCCTTTTTGACCTGGGCGGGTGGTTTACACCACCTGCCCTAagggccaaacgggtgcggcgCACCAGTCGGCCTTAGGGCCGACCAGTGCGCCGCAAATGTTTGGCCCTTAGGCCAAACGGGTGGCGCATGCGCCCCACCATAAGGTGGAGCGCATGCGTTGTACGCGTTCCACCTTAAGTGGAACGCGTACGTCGAGCGATCCACCCTAAGGTGGATCGCATGCGCCGCGCGCTCCGCCTTACGGTGGAGCGCGTGCGCCGTGCGATCCACCCTAAGGTGGATCGCTCGACACTATGCatctccacctacggtggaacgcatagttcatgcgttccaccgtaggcGGAGATGGATTCCGGCGCCTGCCTTGGCGAATTTCTGGGATTTTAATCCCGAATTTCGGCCCGATTACTcacgattttgataattttttttatggaaatacttACCGTAATACCATGTATCCTTTGCCGATGCCTCCTCTTCGTGCCATCTCGTTTTTGGtcggttttttttagaatggaaaagatgttgagaggatttggaatttcaaaacttatgtttgaaataatgagaagggcaaaaaggtCAATACAGAGCGGTGAACCGGAATTTTAGTGCGGTATATAGTCGCCcacgaaaattaaataagtatTTATTGTATATTATACGCACAACAGCAGTAACTCGAAACTGACTACAATGGCATAGTTGTAAATTATGATAACAAAAAGGGTGCTTTGGTAGCGGATGGTTAAGAAAAAAAAGGCCAGAAAAGTGAGGGGACATAACctgaaaagaaaaattaaaaaagaaaatgcaGAGATAGCAATGCAAGCATAAGCATAAGccagatagatagatagatagagaAAGAGGGACTAAAGAAGAACGGCGACGGAGAGAGATACGGACACTGGGAGTGGGAGGAAGAAAGTGACGGAGAAGAGATCTGAGTTTGGGACCGAGTCATTCCCGAGTTAGGTCACGTCACACCATCGTCTTGTCAGCATTAATTGCCAGAAACCATCCTCACCGTCAGATCCCATCCCATCCCCTTCactcttctctttctcttcttgTTACTCTTTCCTATCCCCTCTGCCCCTTACAATTTTAAGTAACAAACGCCACGATCGGGTCGGATTTCGGCAACTACTTGCCCCTTTTCTCAGGTAATTTGCTTAATTGTCTGTGTAGTTGCTGAGTATATCATTAGAAAGAGAACCACAGCATAAGCTAAATTTTGGGAtcttttgctttattttatttttttcgtattttgtgTTTGAGTGGGAAATGAAAAGTAGTTTAGTTAGTTGTGCTGGGATTTAGTTGCTTGGCGGTTGTTTTTTGTTAAAACAAGTAAAACATACAGGCATAATGTTTATAAATATTTCCCCCTCTCTTCACTCTTGCATTTTAATTGGAAATTCTGTCATGCAATACTTTGTTGAATGGCTACGCTAGACGTGTTTCTagtaaattgtattttttttttttttttgaattttttcttgTTTATTCTTTTCTCATTTCAGATTTGAGCTGTGGAAGTTTGATTCCATCCTAGTGGAGCTTTAGATCACTTGATTGAAGTGGGATGCTGATAAAAGGAAGAAATTTTGGGAATATTGATCCAAATAGATTATCACCATCTTATGTAGTTTGTTTGTATTCAAAGTTGATGATAGTTGTTGATCTGTGTCATTTGGGTATAATTTGAATTTTGAGGAAGCTTTGAAGTTGTTTTTCATTGCATAATAGGATTGAATAGTAGAAGCCCTGATCTTAAGTGGGTGGTTTCCTCTGAATGAAGTCCTAGAATATTTATGTGAAAGTATACTTGCAAAAAATGGGACAAGCTTCATAGCTTAGAGACAGGGAGAGAAATAGAAAGAGAGGGGATCAATGGAAGATATTTCCAAGTATGTCCACAGTCCTGCTCATGCTGCAGTTGCACGCCGTGATTATGGAACACTTAGGCGCATTATTTCAGCCCTCCCACGGCTTCCCAAGGCTGGTGAAGTTAATTCAGAAGAAGAGTCTATTGCTTCTGAGGAACGAGCTGATGCTGTCTCTTCTGTCATTGATCGTCGAGATGTTCCTGGACGTGAGACTCCTTTGCATCTTGCTGTTAGATTGCGGGACCCTATCTCTGCAGAGATTTTGATGGCGGCTGGTGCTGATTGGAGCCTGCAGAATGAGAATGGTTGGAGTGCTCTTCAAGAAGCAGTCTGCACAAGAGAAGAGCAAATTGCAATGATAATTGCTCGGCATTACCAGCCTCTTGCATGGGCAAAATGGTGTCGCAGGCTTCCACGAATTGTTGCCTCAGCAGCTCGTATTCGAGACTTTTACATGGAGATAACTTTTCATTTTGAGAGTTCAGTTATTCCATTTATTGGCCGAATTGCTCCATCTGATACATACCGTATTTGGAAGCGGGGCTCTAATCTCCGTGCTGATATGACACTTGCTGGTTTTGATGGCTTTCGCATTCAGAGGTCAGAGCAAACATTTCTATTCTTAGGTGACGGATACATCTCAGAGGATGGTAACATGTCCTTGCCTCCAGGTTCCTTGATTGTTCTTGCACACAAGGAAAAAGAAGTTACTAACGCTTTGGAGGGGGCTGGTGCCCAACCTACAGAAGCAGAAGTTGCCCATGAAGTGACTTTAATGTCTCAAACTAATATGTATAGGCCAGGCATTGATGTTACTCAGGCAGAACTTGTTCCTCATTTGAATTGGAGGAGACAAGAGAGAACAGAGATGGTTGGTAGTTGGAAGGCCAAAGTATATGATATGCTTCATGTAATGGTGAGTGTGAAATCTAGGCGGGTTCCTGGTGCAATGACTGATGAGGAGCTTTTTGCCGTGGATGATGAAGAAAGGTTAGCGAATGGTGGGGAGAATGATGAGTTTGATGATGTATTGACGGCTGAAGAGAGGAAGCAGTTGGATTCTGCACTTCGTATGGGGAACTCAGATGGCCTTGGCGAGGATGAGGACCCTGGGGTTATTGAGTACCAAGAAAATGGTTCAGGAGTGTCCTATGAAAATGGGGAATCCAATGGTTCCGTTAAAGAAAAAAAGAGTTGGTTTGGTTGGAAGAACAAAGGTTCAAAGAACAATAATGATGATGCTGAAGATTCAAAGATCCTGAAGAAGTTCTCGAAGTTGGCACCTGAAGGTGGGCCTCAAAAATCAGTTGATCAGCAAAAATCATCATCTGAACTATCTAGGGAGGAGGGGGATGGCAAAAAGGGAAAGGATAAAGGAagcaagaagaaaaagaagaaagggGTAGGTGCTGAGGCTAAGCATGAGAGTGAGTACAAGAAAGGTTTAAGACCTGTCTTGTGGTTGACACCAGATTTTCCCTTAAAAACTGAAGAGCTCCTGCCTTTACTAGATATATTAGCCAACAAAGTAAAGGCCATTAGGAGACTTAGGGAGCTTTTGACAACCAAGCTACCAACCGGAACATTTCCTGTCAAGGTAATCTGAGATATCTTCTCTTGTGCTAGTTTATTGCCATGCTGGCTGCACTCATCTATCAATTTCTTCATCATTGTCATCTACTGGTGTTTTCTtagtgtgtgtgtatatatattcttAATGAAGTTTAATATTCATCCATTAGATTCATCAACCAATCAAACAGAAATACATAGCAGGATAAATGCTAGGCATTACTAAAAAACAGCTAACTCTATGCTTTAAATGCACCATTTATTGGCTTGTTCTGCAtagttattttgtttaattgggTTGGGTGATATCACATAGGCTTTATTCTTCATGTGTGCTTTTGTTTGTGAGGATACCGAAGAAAAGCCTAATATAACCTAGTTTGGCTTGGTATTAATGCATCATAAGCTAAATCTCCTATTACCTGTACTTTTGTCTCTTATAAGATGTAGaaaactatatttatttataacatATTTTAACATATCAATCTTAAAGATACTGCCTTTCATGAATTCACCTATAGTTGCATGCAGCATATAGGCTTATCTTTTTAGTATATCATGTGTATCATGGATTTATAATATTGAGAAAGTTATAACTCTGAGAATAGAGCAATACAACATCATAAGTGGTATGTACAAATATATAAGAATATGGTTTAATAGCAAAAGTAGGAAGTTGTATGTAGTTGGGCGTGCTAATAATGGGATATATTTTGTTATTGGAGGTACAAGATTGTTGGTGGTAGTTAATAAGCCTACAGAGTAGTCAGCCTTTGGACTATTTAGGTGCCTGGAAAACTCATTTTCTCGCTATGCAAAATCTTATGTGCAGAAAATGCTTTGACTGACTTGCTATTTATTCACATTTAAGGATTATCTGCAAATGTGAAAGCAAATTGTATTTTGGAGCTGAATAAGCagtaatttgattaataaaagTAGTTAAAAGTAAGACGTGCATTATATCCTGTTGGCGTAGTGCTAGAGGCCTTGCCCTATAATTGGGATGTATCTGGGGCTTTGCTGTGTTCAAACCATTCTTCAGAGGGCCAAGTGCTGCTTCTTGACTTGCATTGATATTTGTGGTGACACATCACATGCACCCTATTGGCTTATTGGCAGATGTGCAATACCTAAGAAATTGAAGGAACAGTCAACTAAAAATGTTTCTAATGCCTATGTAGAGGAATtaacaaagataaaaaaaaaccaattgCTATCTGGAGAACTAATAGCTTGCAGAACTAACTTGATTAGATAGATATGCGCTTGAGTCTGGAATTGGTGTCATATGATATGTAGTAATTGTATTGTGAAGTTTATTATTGAAGATCAGTAACTATATGCCATTCTTGTTGACTTATTAGCAACAGCAAGCTCCATGAACATGAAAATTATTCTGTCTTCTTTTCCTGCTTGGATGTCAACTGAAATATGATAAGGAAGGTAAAAAATGTGATGTTATGACTTGGTATTCCGACTGGTATATTGCGAAGTATAGTGTCATTATAATAACCCACTCGCATGTGATATACAAAttgaattcattttattcaattaccGAGATCCGGAAGCCATatccttttttttctctctaaatgCAGGTTGCCATCCCCATTGTCCCAACTATTAGAGTTCTTGTTACTTTTACAAAATTCGAGGAGCTTCAGCCGGTGGAGGAGTTTTCAACCCCTCTCTCTAGCCCAGCACATTTCCAGGATTCCAAGTTCAAGGAATCAGAAGGGTCCACGTCATGGATTTCATGGATGAAAGGGAGTCGCGGTGGACAGTCGAGTGATGGTGATAGTCACAGGTACAAAGACGAGGTTGATccattccacataccatcagATTATACATGGGTTGATGCAAATGAAAAGAAACGACGGATGAAGGCGAAGAAATCAAAGACCAAGAAACATAGGAAACAGACAGCAGCTAGAGGTGCTGATGGTACAACGAATCATTTGAGTGAAGATGTGGAAGAATAACTGAATTAACTACCCTAAAGGTAAAGTAAAAAATCTTGAAAATCCTATTCAAGGGAAGAGAAGTTAACTGCATATGCACATCTGACCTTTATTCATTCTTATTTATGGTCGGTCACACACGGGATGATTTTACGAGATATGTGTTAGGCGTGCAGTCAATCAGTCAGTCAGTTGTTGTGTCTCCTGCTGTTATATTGTGTATGTGATGTGAAATTGAAGAGGAGCAAAGTTTCCGTTTTTTCCCTCCAATATTTTAGTATGATTAGACATTAATCTTTGTATCAAAATCAGTTGATTATCAAAATTACAATTGGGTGAtttgttttcctttttgttatggAAATTTGGAATGAAGAAattattgcattttttttttttgtttttgttggtttttttgGACTTGTGTACTACAATGATTTTGTggtggagttttttttttttttttttttttttttttttttttttcatatttgtttGTTGCTTTGACTGATTAACTTGTGCTAACAGAATTTTAACTGCAGTGCAAATGGGTGACAAGTGATTTTGCTTTTTGGTGAAGTTTATGTGTACCATAATGAAACTGAATACTTGGAGCCaaacataattaattataaaatgaaaATTGGGATCATAAAATTACAGTGCAGAATTTTTGCCACTACAGAAAAGATGTAAAATCAAAATGGGGGCATGGAATAGTTTTTTTTAGCATGTATTTATGTGAGATTTGGTTTGGTACACATGTTATATATGCAAGCAACTAATAATATAATCTCTATTTTCTGTCTATATATTAgcactttttaaaaaaaaaataaaaaataatgccAAGTTTTATTATCTTAAATCAGATGAAAGAATATTGTTAAGAAATGGTGGTGGATATACACACTCACCTCGAACAGACACAAAATTGACCGCTTTTATTAGAGCATGAGCAACTGAATTCGTTGAATGCCTAATAAAGGAAATAGAGCATAGCTTTAAATCTCGTAATAAATGAATACAATAAGAAATAATGTCAACTAAATACGAAGGACCTTTTAAacccatttgaattgttttgaCTCTGATGAGACAATACGACtaaatttgaattttctcaCTGGGGCGATGCATCTTAATCCAACTTAAAACTTCTTTAGTAGCCATGGCCTCAGCTAGCTGAGGATTGAGAGTTCCTTGAAAAGCTCAAATCTTAGTTAGGATGCATAGTGATTACTTGATTATGCCATAGATGAAAAAAGAACTTTTGATGCaagaattgaaaataaaagaaacttGTCAACCGATAAGACAAAACCAAACTTGTCAAAGGATAAGACAAAACCAAACTTGTCAGATTACAAGACTCATATCTATTTAACAGCAGCAGAGATGAAAGAACTTCAAATTCCCCATTTAAGCAACATTGTTTAACTCAGCTTCTTCTGTTTTTCTCTCATCTTCATGCTGCTGAAGTTTTTTCAATAAACGATTTTGATTTTTAACTATTAGTACTTTCAATTATTTGCCGAGGCCATGACTATCAAAGAAGTTAAGGAATATTTTTTTCATAGTAAT is drawn from Euphorbia lathyris chromosome 9, ddEupLath1.1, whole genome shotgun sequence and contains these coding sequences:
- the LOC136205430 gene encoding uncharacterized protein; translation: MEDISKYVHSPAHAAVARRDYGTLRRIISALPRLPKAGEVNSEEESIASEERADAVSSVIDRRDVPGRETPLHLAVRLRDPISAEILMAAGADWSLQNENGWSALQEAVCTREEQIAMIIARHYQPLAWAKWCRRLPRIVASAARIRDFYMEITFHFESSVIPFIGRIAPSDTYRIWKRGSNLRADMTLAGFDGFRIQRSEQTFLFLGDGYISEDGNMSLPPGSLIVLAHKEKEVTNALEGAGAQPTEAEVAHEVTLMSQTNMYRPGIDVTQAELVPHLNWRRQERTEMVGSWKAKVYDMLHVMVSVKSRRVPGAMTDEELFAVDDEERLANGGENDEFDDVLTAEERKQLDSALRMGNSDGLGEDEDPGVIEYQENGSGVSYENGESNGSVKEKKSWFGWKNKGSKNNNDDAEDSKILKKFSKLAPEGGPQKSVDQQKSSSELSREEGDGKKGKDKGSKKKKKKGVGAEAKHESEYKKGLRPVLWLTPDFPLKTEELLPLLDILANKVKAIRRLRELLTTKLPTGTFPVKVAIPIVPTIRVLVTFTKFEELQPVEEFSTPLSSPAHFQDSKFKESEGSTSWISWMKGSRGGQSSDGDSHRYKDEVDPFHIPSDYTWVDANEKKRRMKAKKSKTKKHRKQTAARGADGTTNHLSEDVEE